A portion of the Amia ocellicauda isolate fAmiCal2 chromosome 22, fAmiCal2.hap1, whole genome shotgun sequence genome contains these proteins:
- the cks2 gene encoding cyclin-dependent kinases regulatory subunit 2 → MSKKQIYYSDKYTDEEFEYRHVMLPKQLSKLVPTSHLMSEDEWRTLGVQQSQGWIHYMIHKPEPHILLFRRPLPKE, encoded by the exons atgtcGAAGAAACAGATCTACTACTCCGACAAATACACGGACGAGGAGTTCGAGTACAG GCATGTTATGCTGCCGAAGCAGCTTTCCAAACTAGTGCCCACCTCTCATCTGATGTCTGAGGACGAGTGGCGCACCCTGGGTGTCCAGCAGAGCCAGGGCTGGATACATTATATGATCCACAAGCCAG AACCGCACATACTGCTGTTCCGAAGGCCTCTCCCAAAAGAGTGA
- the cimap1d gene encoding outer dense fiber protein 3-like protein 2b — protein sequence MDKNRPTIAARERGPGPSRYALPPTVGFIGHDFTKPTGPAYSFHSRMSNAMYSVDSSPGPQYHIDAKMTRFGRDGTPAYSMLGRVRSSVAMFQTPGPGAYSPESAPPLNRQRRPPSYTMGSRTRYRSTDAVPAPNRYTLPALLGSRVPTKPASASYTVAGRTKSGGPSEDLSQTPGPGRYNSTDPSIYLPRQPAFSMLGRHDVPSDATKKPGPGTHNAERVLAHKPRAPAYSLGIRHSEFMTPLVIDVTD from the exons ATGGACAAAAATCGCCCCACCATAGCCGCCCGAGAGAGAG GGCCTGGGCCGAGCCGGTACGCATTACCGCCAACCGTTGGTTTCATTGGCCACGACTTCACCAAGCCCACGGGCCCGGCCTACTCATTCCACAGCAGGATGAGCAATGCAA TGTACTCCGTGGACTCCAGCCCTGGCCCCCAGTACCACATCGACGCCAAGATGACCCGCTTCGGGAGGGACGGCACGCCAGCGTATTCGATGCTCGGCAGGGTGAGAAGTTCCG TGGCTATGTTCCAGACCCCCGGACCAGGTGCCTACAGTCCAGAGAGCGCTCCCCCTCTAAACCGCCAGCGCCGGCCCCCATCTTACACCATGGGCTCCCGCACACGCTACCGCAGCACAGATGCTGTGCCAGCCCCCAACAGGTACACTCTACCCGCCCTGCTGGGGTCCAGAGTGCCCACCAAGCCCGCCAGTGCCAGCTACACTGTTGCGGGGCGCACCAAATCCGGGGGACCTTCTGAAGATCTCTCCCAGACCCCGGGACCAGGGAGGTACAATAGCACGGACCCCAGCATCTACCTCCCCCGGCAGCCAGCCTTCTCCATGCTGGGGCGCCACGATGTGCCCTCCGATGCCACCAAGAAGCCAGGCCCGGGCACACACAACGCGGAGAGGGTCCTGGCCCACAAGCCACGTGCCCCTGCCTACTCACTCGGGATCAGACACTCTGAGTTCATGACCCCTCTCGTCATTGATGTGACAGACTGA